The following proteins are co-located in the Triticum aestivum cultivar Chinese Spring chromosome 1A, IWGSC CS RefSeq v2.1, whole genome shotgun sequence genome:
- the LOC123188571 gene encoding F-box protein SKIP1, giving the protein MATGGEADEPAAPEGEGEGERDWADLTPVCLAEAFSRLGPEDLWRGAMPCCRAWRAAARSRPALFAALDLEPAFEAVGADAAEWWTPAFQRRVDAMLRSAASLAAGELRVVRVRHCSGDALASAAKSSPQLSILSIQSSPSVTDRSMLTVASCCPILTELDISYCYEVSYKSLEVIGQSCPNLVVLKRSIFNWLDSSEHVRTVPAEYLRACPQDGDREAIAISRSMPKLKQLVLKFAKLSGVGLNSIAEGCKELEVLDLFGCANLTSRGIEQAAANLKNLETLVKPNFYIPRSAFHMERYGHWQLYDERFQTNVFQI; this is encoded by the exons ATGGCGACGGGAGGCGAGGCCGACGAGCCGGCGGCgccggagggggagggggagggggagagggactgGGCGGATCTGACGCCGGTGTGCCTGGCGGAGGCGTTCTCGCGGCTGGGCCCGGAGGACCTGTGGCGCGGCGCCATGCCGTGCTGCCGCGCCTGGCGGGCGGCCGCGCGCTCCCGGCCGGCGCTCTTCGCCGCGCTCGACCTCGAACCGGCCTTCGAGGCCGTCGGCGCCGACGCCGCCGAGTGGTGGACGCCCGCCTTCCAGCGCCGCGTCGACGCCATGCTCCgctccgccgcctcgctcgccgccggggAGCTCCGCGTGGTCCGGGTCCGGCACTGCTCCGGCGACGCCCTCGCATCCGCCGCCAAGAG CTCCCCACAGCTCAGCATCCTTTCCATCCAAAGCAGCCCGAGCGTAACTGACCGATCAATGCTCACTGTTGCATCCTGCTGTCCTATCCTCACAGAATTGGACATCAGCTACTGCTACGAGGTTTCATACAAGTCACTCGAAGTGATTGGGCAGAGCTGCCCTAACCTCGTGGTCCTTAAGAGGAGCATATTCAACTGGCTTGATTCATCAGAGCATGTTCGAACAGTCCCAGCAGAGTATCTAAGAGCATGCCCCCAGGACGGCGACAGGGAAGCAATAGCGATCTCGAGGTCCATGCCGAAGCTGAAACAACTCGTGCTCAAGTTCGCGAAGCTATCTGGCGTCGGCCTCAACTCGATCGCAGAAGGATGCAAGGAGCTGGAGGTTCTGGACCTGTTTGGCTGCGCGAATTTGACGAGCAGGGGGATAGAACAGGCTGCTGCTAACCTGAAGAACCTGGAGACGCTTGTGAAGCCCAACTTTTACATACCAAGGTCGGCTTTCCACATGGAGAGGTACGGGCACTGGCAGTTATACGATGAGAGGTTCCAGACAAATGTATTTCAGATATGA